From the Solanum stenotomum isolate F172 chromosome 4, ASM1918654v1, whole genome shotgun sequence genome, one window contains:
- the LOC125862559 gene encoding hydroxyproline O-arabinosyltransferase RDN2-like translates to MKPLVFLFLLSLVFSFVTYNLITMVIRYTFVGFEKSNSKAVGFTQLFLDPIIHMPHNLTKPKPQKLLFHIALTATDTPYSKWQSRIMYYWYLKKKNLPGSEMGKFTRILHSGTPDNLMDEIPTFVVDPLPQGFDMGYIVLNRPWAFVQWLEKATIEEEYILMAEPDHIFLNPLPNLAYGDYPVAFPFFYMKPAEHEEIIRKFFPKENGPVTNVDPIGNSPVIIKKNLLEQVATTWMNISLRMKHDEETDKTFGWVLEMYAYAVASALHGVQHILRKDFMLQPPWDLDTRKKFILHYTYACDYNMKGELTYGKIGDWRFNKRSYIKGPPLKNLSLPPPNVPESVVTLVKMVNEATTNIPNW, encoded by the exons ATGAAACCACTagtatttttgtttcttctgtCCCTTGTTTTTTCCTTTGTAACATATAATCTGATTACCATGGTTATAAGGTATACATTTGTTGGCTTTGAGAAATCAAACTCAAAGGCTGTTGGTTTCACTCAACTATTTCTTGATCCCATTATTCACATGCCTCACAATCTCACAAAACCTAAACCCCAAAAGTTGTTATTCCATATTGCATTAACAGCAACTGATACTCCTTATAGCAAGTGGCAATCCCGCATCATGTACTAttggtatttgaaaaagaagaatttaCCAGGTTCAGAGATGGGAAAATTCACTCGAATCCTTCATTCAGGAACCCCTGACAATCTAATGGATGAAATTCCCACATTTGTCGTTGATCCTCTTCCACAAGGTTTTGATATG GGTTACATTGTCCTCAATAGACCTTGGGCATTCGTTCAGTGGTTGGAGAAGGCTACCATAGAAGAGGA ATACATACTTATGGCAGAGCCTGATCACATTTTTTTGAACCCGCTCCCAAATTTAGCTTATGGAGATTACCCAGTTGCTTTCCCTTTTTTCTACATGAAACCTGCCGAACACGAGGAGATCATAAGGAAATTCTTTCCCAAAGAAAATGGTCCTGTAACAAATGTTGATCCCATTGGAAATTCCCCGGTCATCATTAAGAAG AATTTGTTAGAGCAAGTTGCAACTACATGGATGAATATTTCtctaagaatgaagcatgatgaaGAAACGGATAAAACTTTTGGCTGGGTCTTAGAAAT GTATGCATATGCTGTAGCTTCTGCTTTGCATGGTGTGCAGCATATTCTTCGGAAAGACTTTATGCTACAG ccACCCTGGGATTTGGACACTAGAAAAAAGTTTATCCTCCATTACACTTATGCGTGTGACTACAACATGAAG GGTGAGCTTACTTATGGAAAAATTGGAGACTGGCGATTTAATAAGAGGTCCTATATCAAAGGACCTCCACTTAAAAATCTATCCCTGCCTCCACCTAACGTCCCTGAAAGTGTG